The Patescibacteria group bacterium genome segment CCGATTGATAGTACGTAGACTTCGGAATGATCATTACCCGTGTGCGGTTGACGCGTGACCGGATGGATTACTTGGAATGCCCGTGTGGGCACTACGTAGGCGTCCATTCCGCCCACAAAGACTTCGTCGCCCTTGCGATATGTTTCTTTCTCCAGGCTACAGTCAATCGGCAACATCGCCGCCAGTTCAGTTTTGGAGATCGAAGTTGCGGTCGTGCGGATAAGGATTCCACGGTCGGGTCGAATGTGATAAGCGTCGTAAATGCCGTTTCGCGATTCAGTGGTCATGAATCTGTCGTAAGGACCGGGGAAGGCGCGCCCTGGACCCGGACGGGTGTCGGGGTTGCCTTCTTTGTCGATGATTACACAGAATTCAGTGGGACCAGGTACCAACGCTTCACATACGGCGGTATCTCGCTCTGCCGGAGTGATTGGGCAAAAATCATTTTGTTTCATGCCACACAATTCCATGGCTAAAGATGACATTTCCGACCCATTCAAAATTTGTGTGAGCACCGCGTAGAAGTTTCGTGGCGATGCGCTACGATTTTTGAGTTCTTGGTAGGTGCTGCGGATGCTTTGGTGATGGTCTTGCCAGCCAAGCCCCGAGATTGTCCGCATGACTTGGTCGGGGCGAATATCACCACTTTCTATTTTTTCCTGCAGGATTTGTTCCGCGGATTCGCTCGAGTCGATATCTGTCGCAGTCTGAGGTTTGGGATTGTTGCGCACGACATCAATGCCAGTAGGCGGAATATAGGTCGGAGTCTCGCTACCACGGATGACGATGCGTTGGCCGACAATCAGTTTAGGTAGTTCGGTACTTTCTTTGGTCGCTTCGGGAGTAACCTGTTTCTGTGGTTTTTCCGTCAAATCGTCACCATTCAGTACCGCGTTGCTGTCTTCCGGTTCAGTTTCAGCTGTTTCAAAAACAGCTTTTTTAAGCCCGGCCGATTGTACGGTCAAACCGTAGTACGGGGCTTGTTCATCAACGTCAGGGTTCTCTACTACGGCCACTAAGTATTGGCTGGCCGATAGGGTGTGGACCTTACGCACTTCCACCCGCTGACCCGGCCATACGGGGAAATATCCGGAAGTGACGATGCGCTTGCTTCCGCGTCTGAGGGTCTTCATTTCATTTTTGCCCTTTTGGTAACCACCATTGGGCTTATCAACATCGGCTGAATCCACCGGGTTGTAAATTACGGCGTATTCGTCTTGGTTAATCGTCACAAATTCCTGAATCGCGGAACTCGCTTGGTCAACCGGCATCCATTTGGTGGGGTTGTTTTGGTCCGGAATCAAGAAGATGTCGTCTTCGCTGACATCCAGCGGATCGGGGCCGATCAACATGCGTAGTTGACCGTCTTTTTTACTTGCAAGCCAGAGGTACTGCCCTGCCATTAATGGCATTTTTCGATCGACTTGTGGGGGCATGAATCTGTCTCCTTTCTGTTGAGGTTTCCTTTGTTTTGCTTCAGATATCAACAATGAGTATTCCCGCTATCCGTGTTTTATTTTGCCCTTTTTCTTTATCCCTCCTTTTTTCCTCCTATTCCTTCGTTTTGCCGATTAATTATTTGTAGACTATAGCTGATTGTTAAAGAACGCCAAGCTAAAACTTGGATATCCAATCATATAATAAATTATGAAAAAAGTCAAGGCTTTATTAATTGGCCAGAATCGGCCAGGATAACAGTGTTGAGCAGAAGTCCTTACAAGCGAGATGCCGTCTCTCCCAAAGGAGGTCATTGGTTTTTTATCCTTAAAAGTTGTATAATAATAGTATTACTAACCTTAATCAAAAACTATGAAAATTTTTAAAACTTGGACGTTTAAGTGGTGGGAGGTAAGTTTAATAAAAATTTGCCTTATTTCACTCGGTATTTTATTGGGTTTATACTTCTATGCTTATCTCATCGGCCTGTTGTGGCTTTGGTGGGTATTGTTTGTGATGTTGGCGATTTATTTTATTGCTCGATTCTTTACCGATAAATAAAATATGAACGCCTATAACTGGTATCAACAACTTATCAAGCCGTCATGGTCACCGCCGGCCTGGCTATTCGGTCCGGTTTGGACTTTCCTTTATACCTTAATCGCCGTTTCCTTTGGCTGGGTATTTATTCAATTTTGGCAGAAACGGCTACCATTGATCGTTGCCTTGCCCTTCATCTTGAATTTGGTTTTTAATTTTATTTTTACTCCCATCCAATTCAATTTGCGTAACAATCTTTTAGCCTCGGTTGATATTTTGTTGGTTCTTGGAACTTTGGTTTGGGCGATTATCGCCGTCTATCCCTATGCGCGCTGGGTATCTTATATTCAGATTCCGTATTTGCTCTGGGTGATGATTGCTACTATTCTGCAATTAACTATAACTTATTTAAATCGCTAATATGAAAAAAGTAATCATTTCTCAATTCGTGATTCTTTTAGTTGGTACGGTTTTCGCCTGGGGCAACTTTTCTTATGAGCTGTGGCTCTGGTTACAGAAACGCGCCTGCACGACCGGCTGTTACGCCGCCTCCGGCCCCCTGGTTAATCCTTTTTTTACCCCGTGCTTTTACGGCGCAATCTTTTTTGCCGTCGCCTTTGTCTTGAGTATCGTTTTATTGCGA includes the following:
- a CDS encoding TspO/MBR family protein, which gives rise to MNAYNWYQQLIKPSWSPPAWLFGPVWTFLYTLIAVSFGWVFIQFWQKRLPLIVALPFILNLVFNFIFTPIQFNLRNNLLASVDILLVLGTLVWAIIAVYPYARWVSYIQIPYLLWVMIATILQLTITYLNR